From a single Acidobacteriota bacterium genomic region:
- a CDS encoding type IV pilus twitching motility protein PilT, giving the protein MEAMFRKMAESGASDLHLSAEAVPMIRKDGRIQPLESDEGTLTPETISELLTSIMPEKNREEFGRRNDTDFAYEIAGLARFRCNVFRDRKGSGGVFRVIPSKILTAEDLGLSKAIMDLCNLSKGLVVVTGPTGSGKSTTLCAMIDSINKNRDDHIITIEDPIEFVHENQKCLINQREVHNHTSSFKDALRAALREDPDIVLVGEMRDLETISIAIETAETGHLVFGTLHTTTASSTIDRIIDQFPADRQQQIRVMLSESLKGVIAQTLLPKKGGGRVAALEVLIVTPAISNLIREGKTFQIPSAMQTGKNHGMVVLNDALFALVQKGIVEPRDAYIKAVDKVGFETALTRGGYKI; this is encoded by the coding sequence ATGGAAGCGATGTTCCGCAAGATGGCGGAATCTGGTGCTTCCGACCTTCACCTTTCGGCAGAGGCGGTGCCGATGATCCGCAAGGACGGACGGATACAGCCGCTTGAATCTGATGAAGGCACGCTAACGCCTGAAACGATCTCCGAGCTTCTTACGTCGATAATGCCGGAGAAGAACCGCGAGGAATTTGGCCGGCGAAACGATACCGACTTTGCCTATGAGATCGCCGGGCTCGCCCGCTTTCGCTGCAACGTATTCCGCGACCGAAAGGGCTCGGGCGGCGTGTTCCGCGTTATACCTTCAAAGATCCTGACGGCCGAGGACCTTGGCCTCTCAAAGGCAATAATGGATCTTTGCAATCTCTCGAAAGGCCTTGTCGTCGTTACCGGCCCGACCGGTTCGGGTAAATCGACCACGCTCTGCGCGATGATCGACTCGATAAACAAGAACCGTGATGACCATATAATCACCATCGAGGACCCGATCGAATTTGTTCACGAAAACCAAAAGTGCCTGATCAACCAGCGTGAGGTCCACAACCACACGAGTTCATTTAAGGACGCTCTCCGTGCCGCTCTCCGCGAAGACCCGGACATCGTGCTCGTCGGCGAAATGCGAGATCTTGAGACGATCTCTATCGCCATCGAGACCGCCGAAACGGGCCACCTCGTCTTCGGAACGCTCCACACGACGACCGCGTCCTCGACCATTGACCGCATCATTGACCAGTTTCCCGCCGACCGTCAGCAGCAGATCCGCGTAATGCTTTCCGAATCGCTCAAGGGCGTTATCGCCCAGACGCTCTTGCCGAAGAAAGGCGGCGGACGCGTCGCAGCACTCGAGGTACTAATAGTCACGCCCGCGATCAGCAACCTAATACGCGAGGGGAAGACATTCCAGATACCATCGGCCATGCAGACCGGCAAGAACCACGGGATGGTTGTTCTAAATGATGCCTTGTTCGCACTCGTCCAGAAAGGGATCGTCGAGCCGCGAGACGCTTATATAAAGGCCGTCGATAAGGTCGGCTTCGAGACTGCATTGACTCGCGGTGGTTATAAGATCTGA
- a CDS encoding efflux RND transporter permease subunit, producing the protein MQWLAEICVHRPVFATVIVLFITVVGGFSFFTLGVDRFPKIDLPTISVSTGNPGAAPEEIEAEVTDIVEAALNTVPGVEEMRSSSSRGRSNVTLTFNLEKDPDVAFQEVQQKLSGIANRLPDTADPPEVQKSDPDSQPVIQYVISAPRDVIELSTQVEELIQKRIESADGVGEVFMYGQRRRQVRISINPERLRAYNISVTEVVNAVRAQNQELPGGDLVEGPRTLGVRTLSKLTEVAQFNNIVITTRNGFPIKVSDIGRAEESGVEPTTSASLDGVQSVSVGVRKQAGANTIAVIRNVKDRMAQIIPNLPDDMNVVIIRDQSEFIENSLHAIEEHLILGGLFAAIIVFFFLWNFRSTFIAALAIPISIIGAFAAISAFGYSLNQMTMLALTLMVGIVIDDAIIVLENIYRFVEEKGMTPVQAAIEGTKDIGLAVLATTLSLLAVFIPVGFMTGIVGRFMSSFGLTSAAAIAISLVVSFTLTPMLASRWIKRPERKEAENDGSGEKSGGHGHDSKSGKFWQKIDGGYTFMLKLAMAHRWAIVLICILTVASIFPLYKYVGMAFLPDEDESLYQVNLRGPQGTSLSATQSILDRIARDIRAEVPGVKSTLVLAGFGRGRGPNNGFINVSLVPVSERDLSQSELINKTRQIARKYSNKDYQISVSASSSIAGSIGLGRGGSGVGYFIAGPDMARLNDYANILVEKMKADPAFRDPDSSVEVGTPEIRVAIDRTKAADLGVRAGDVAQALNTLAAGQIVSSYSEGSNQYDVVVRADEPFRRDRSNFNLFTVASTNGGTVGLDRVVRLEEGLGPSTINRLNRLRQVSVSAGLPPNTSESDALAKLETYVKELNLPAEYVSGVTGQSKELQKAYESFMLAFLLSFVFMYLVLAAQFESFIHPITILLTLPLAVPFALLSTALAGQTLNIFSALGILLLFGIVKKNAILQIDHTNSLRAKGMNRYDAIIQANRDRLRPILMTTLALVAGMIPLTLGTGAGAATNRSIGILVVGGQSLCLLLTLLAVPVFYSLFDDAGENKFFRTIGDGLGRMKDAVTKPFSAAFSSKFSKTKEESGAVDLDSDDLVEGGRRA; encoded by the coding sequence ATGCAATGGTTAGCTGAGATCTGTGTACATCGTCCGGTGTTCGCTACCGTGATCGTGCTCTTCATCACGGTTGTCGGCGGCTTTAGCTTTTTTACGCTTGGCGTTGACCGGTTTCCGAAGATCGACCTGCCGACGATCTCCGTCTCAACAGGCAATCCCGGTGCTGCCCCGGAGGAGATCGAAGCTGAGGTCACGGACATTGTCGAGGCAGCTCTTAACACGGTCCCGGGTGTTGAGGAAATGCGGTCAAGTTCGTCGCGTGGCCGCTCGAACGTAACACTCACCTTTAACCTCGAAAAAGATCCGGACGTTGCGTTCCAGGAAGTGCAACAGAAGCTTAGTGGCATTGCAAATCGCCTGCCGGACACCGCCGATCCGCCAGAGGTTCAGAAGTCGGACCCGGACTCGCAGCCGGTCATTCAGTACGTGATCTCAGCTCCACGCGACGTTATCGAGCTTTCAACCCAGGTCGAGGAGTTGATCCAGAAGCGGATCGAGTCGGCGGATGGAGTCGGCGAGGTCTTCATGTACGGCCAGCGTCGGCGGCAGGTCCGTATCAGCATCAACCCCGAACGCCTCCGGGCCTACAACATTTCGGTCACTGAAGTTGTAAATGCCGTTCGTGCGCAGAACCAGGAACTTCCTGGCGGTGATCTTGTCGAAGGGCCGCGAACGCTCGGTGTCCGCACCTTAAGTAAGCTGACCGAGGTCGCTCAGTTCAACAATATCGTCATCACGACCCGCAACGGCTTTCCGATCAAGGTCTCAGACATCGGCCGCGCCGAGGAGAGCGGGGTCGAGCCGACAACATCAGCCTCATTGGATGGCGTTCAGTCGGTTTCGGTCGGTGTGCGAAAGCAGGCCGGTGCGAATACCATCGCGGTCATCAGGAACGTGAAGGACCGAATGGCACAGATCATTCCGAACCTTCCCGATGATATGAATGTCGTGATCATTCGTGACCAATCGGAGTTCATTGAAAATTCGCTCCACGCCATTGAGGAGCATCTGATCCTAGGCGGGCTCTTTGCCGCGATCATCGTTTTCTTTTTCCTTTGGAATTTCCGCTCAACATTTATCGCAGCACTCGCGATCCCGATCTCTATCATTGGTGCCTTTGCGGCGATCTCGGCATTTGGTTACTCGCTGAATCAGATGACGATGCTGGCCCTGACGCTGATGGTCGGCATTGTGATCGACGACGCGATCATCGTTCTTGAAAACATTTACAGGTTCGTTGAAGAAAAGGGAATGACGCCGGTCCAAGCGGCGATCGAGGGCACAAAAGACATCGGCCTTGCAGTTCTCGCGACGACGCTTTCGCTACTGGCGGTCTTTATTCCGGTCGGTTTCATGACAGGGATCGTCGGCCGGTTTATGTCGTCCTTCGGCTTGACGTCCGCGGCGGCGATCGCGATCTCGTTGGTCGTTTCGTTTACGCTGACGCCGATGCTTGCCTCTCGCTGGATCAAGCGGCCGGAGCGAAAGGAAGCCGAAAATGACGGCAGCGGCGAAAAGAGCGGCGGCCACGGGCACGACTCAAAGTCAGGCAAGTTCTGGCAAAAGATCGACGGCGGCTATACCTTCATGCTCAAGCTCGCGATGGCGCATCGCTGGGCGATCGTGTTGATCTGCATTTTGACGGTGGCATCTATCTTCCCGCTGTACAAATACGTCGGCATGGCGTTTTTGCCCGATGAGGACGAATCGCTTTATCAGGTCAATCTTCGCGGCCCGCAGGGCACATCGCTCTCGGCAACGCAAAGCATCCTGGACCGCATCGCCCGCGACATCCGGGCCGAGGTTCCGGGTGTGAAATCTACACTAGTATTAGCCGGATTCGGCCGGGGCCGTGGACCCAATAATGGTTTTATAAATGTTTCGCTTGTGCCGGTAAGCGAACGCGATCTTTCGCAGTCTGAACTGATCAACAAGACCCGTCAGATCGCCCGAAAATATTCCAATAAGGACTACCAGATAAGTGTCTCCGCGTCGTCCTCGATCGCGGGCAGTATTGGGCTCGGCCGCGGCGGCAGCGGCGTTGGGTATTTTATTGCAGGGCCTGATATGGCTCGGCTTAACGACTACGCCAACATACTGGTCGAGAAAATGAAGGCCGACCCGGCCTTCCGCGACCCAGATTCCTCGGTCGAGGTCGGAACGCCGGAGATCCGGGTTGCGATCGATCGGACAAAGGCAGCCGACCTTGGCGTAAGAGCCGGTGACGTGGCTCAGGCACTTAACACTCTTGCGGCCGGACAGATCGTTTCGTCGTACAGCGAGGGATCGAATCAATATGATGTAGTGGTTCGGGCCGATGAGCCATTTCGGCGAGACCGCAGCAATTTCAATCTCTTTACAGTGGCATCGACCAACGGCGGAACGGTTGGCCTCGACCGCGTCGTACGGCTCGAAGAAGGCCTCGGGCCTTCAACCATCAACCGGCTGAACCGTTTGCGGCAGGTTTCGGTAAGCGCCGGGCTTCCGCCAAACACCTCTGAATCAGATGCACTCGCCAAGCTCGAAACGTATGTTAAGGAACTAAATCTTCCGGCGGAATATGTTTCCGGAGTGACGGGACAATCGAAGGAACTGCAAAAGGCATATGAGAGCTTTATGCTGGCGTTCCTTCTTTCCTTCGTCTTTATGTATCTGGTGCTTGCTGCTCAGTTCGAATCGTTCATTCACCCGATCACTATTTTGCTGACTCTTCCGCTGGCGGTGCCTTTCGCTCTGCTCTCGACAGCACTTGCCGGGCAAACGCTGAACATCTTTTCTGCACTCGGCATCTTGCTCTTGTTCGGAATCGTGAAAAAGAACGCCATTCTGCAGATCGACCACACCAACTCGCTTCGGGCTAAGGGTATGAATCGCTACGATGCGATCATTCAGGCGAACCGCGACCGATTGCGGCCGATCCTGATGACAACGCTCGCTCTAGTAGCGGGAATGATCCCGCTTACGCTCGGAACTGGAGCCGGTGCGGCGACCAACCGTTCGATCGGCATTCTGGTTGTCGGCGGCCAATCGCTCTGTTTGCTGCTTACTCTTCTTGCGGTTCCCGTGTTCTATTCGCTATTTGACGATGCCGGCGAAAACAAATTTTTCCGAACTATCGGCGACGGGCTTGGCCGAATGAAGGACGCGGTCACCAAGCCATTCTCGGCAGCATTCTCGAGCAAGTTCAGCAAGACCAAAGAAGAATCAGGTGCGGTTGATCTCGACAGCGACGACCTAGTGGAGGGCGGTAGACGAGCTTAG
- a CDS encoding TolC family protein → MLAALSAVQVVAGQDAPPPLPSPTPIPIERTTPADLPDEPPPVAPDFKAPSRPLPTTDRIGVDVGNQVPLTLDNAIRLALENNNAIAISRNDVEIAEFNLRRVEGVYDPLIFSDAFYERSTTPTASAIGGAVNGAVTQTRLFGSGGVQGFTRKFGGSYVARFDSTRSTTSNTNAFLNPNYPSLLTVQYTQPLLRNRATDSNRRQIEIAKKNLSLTDSQFRAQAIEVISQVEQAYWNLAFGLRNLQVQIDAVKQARAQLESNERLVSRGVLAPIEVVAATAQVTSLEQNVFAAQEDVTRNENILKTLIAPERDASVWAQALTPVSPVSFEAPRIGLEVAIAEALKNRPEIAQLETSVEINKIDKAFFENQTKPQIDLVGSYSSQGLSGAETERAIDPTTGISRVPPNLVGGYLTSLGSLISQDYPTFRVGVTITLPWGNTAAKADLGRTLVEERRIGNLRAQAEQAIEAEVRNALQALRSAEARVASALANRSAAEQLYESERRQFQSGTTTFYRVLERQNDLIASQGRELQAQTDLNRAISEFQRATGTTLSANNVSVTDGRNLLFRSRDREFTFNARPLLPVSSAPKD, encoded by the coding sequence ATGCTGGCGGCCCTTTCTGCCGTGCAGGTTGTGGCCGGGCAGGACGCTCCACCTCCGCTTCCATCGCCGACACCTATCCCGATCGAGCGCACAACGCCCGCGGATCTTCCGGATGAACCGCCTCCGGTCGCACCCGATTTCAAGGCTCCGTCGCGTCCGCTTCCCACGACGGACCGAATTGGCGTGGACGTTGGCAACCAGGTGCCGCTGACGCTTGATAACGCTATCCGCTTGGCGCTCGAGAACAACAATGCGATAGCTATTTCACGGAATGACGTTGAGATCGCTGAGTTTAACCTGCGAAGGGTTGAAGGCGTTTATGACCCCCTGATATTCTCGGATGCCTTTTATGAAAGATCGACCACGCCGACTGCCTCGGCCATCGGCGGTGCGGTCAATGGAGCCGTGACACAGACGCGACTATTCGGCTCGGGCGGAGTGCAGGGGTTTACGAGGAAGTTCGGCGGCTCCTACGTTGCCCGGTTCGATTCGACACGTTCGACTACGAGCAATACCAACGCATTTCTCAACCCAAACTATCCTTCGCTGCTTACGGTTCAATACACGCAACCGCTGCTTCGAAATCGGGCAACCGACAGCAACCGCCGGCAGATCGAGATCGCGAAAAAGAACCTGAGCCTGACCGATTCGCAGTTTCGTGCACAGGCGATCGAGGTCATCTCGCAGGTCGAGCAGGCGTATTGGAATTTGGCATTTGGGTTAAGGAACCTGCAGGTCCAGATCGATGCTGTAAAGCAGGCTCGGGCACAGCTTGAAAGCAATGAGCGGCTGGTTTCACGCGGGGTGCTCGCCCCGATCGAGGTTGTCGCGGCAACGGCCCAGGTAACATCGCTTGAGCAGAACGTATTCGCGGCGCAAGAGGATGTCACCAGAAATGAGAACATTCTGAAGACCCTGATCGCCCCCGAACGCGATGCTTCGGTCTGGGCTCAGGCTCTGACACCGGTTTCGCCAGTGAGCTTTGAGGCTCCGAGGATCGGGCTCGAGGTGGCGATAGCTGAAGCCTTGAAGAACCGTCCCGAGATCGCTCAGCTCGAAACCAGCGTCGAGATCAACAAGATCGACAAGGCCTTTTTCGAAAACCAAACGAAGCCGCAGATCGACCTCGTAGGTTCGTACTCGTCACAAGGCCTTTCGGGAGCCGAGACAGAGCGGGCTATCGATCCGACGACAGGTATCAGCCGCGTTCCGCCAAACCTGGTCGGCGGCTATCTTACATCGCTCGGTAGTTTAATATCTCAGGACTACCCGACCTTTCGCGTCGGTGTCACGATAACGCTTCCGTGGGGAAATACTGCGGCGAAGGCCGATCTCGGCCGCACACTGGTTGAGGAACGCCGCATCGGGAACCTGCGGGCACAGGCCGAGCAGGCAATAGAGGCCGAGGTTCGTAACGCCCTGCAAGCTCTTCGTTCCGCCGAGGCACGGGTTGCTTCGGCATTGGCGAATCGTTCCGCCGCCGAGCAGCTCTATGAAAGCGAACGGCGGCAGTTCCAGTCCGGGACGACCACATTTTATCGTGTCCTTGAACGGCAGAATGACTTGATCGCTTCGCAAGGCCGCGAGCTGCAGGCGCAGACGGACCTCAACCGGGCGATCTCCGAGTTTCAACGGGCGACCGGTACAACGCTCTCAGCAAATAATGTCTCGGTTACTGACGGCCGCAACCTCTTATTCCGAAGTCGCGACCGCGAATTCACATTCAACGCACGGCCGCTTCTCCCTGTGAGTTCGGCGCCGAAAGATTAA